A genomic region of Thermodesulfobacteriota bacterium contains the following coding sequences:
- a CDS encoding alpha-amylase family glycosyl hydrolase, which translates to MKTWPRHPLIYEINTWVWLGELTGKYGKAVTLSTVPTEEWDAIASYGFDAVWLMGVWKRSPAGIAVANRNSGLLEDFRRALADFQPEDNVGSPYCIRDYAVDGHLGGRKGLAAARNELAGRGLRLILDFVPNHVAPDHPWVKGQPAYFISGTPGDAEYDPASFLKVGKSIFACGRDPFFPAWPDVLQLNAFSPGLRQAAADTLADIAGQCDGVRCDMAMLFINRIFEGTWGVRAGKRPEAEFWTEVITAVRKDRPDFLFMAEAYWDLEWELQQQGFDYCYDKRLYDRLEKDTAENVRLHLCAEPAFQKKMVRFLENHDEPRASAAFSPPQVRAAAVVMATIPGAKLFHEGQFEGRKVRLPVFLGRRPDETPDPELPTFYRKLLLAASLPELRGGDWHLCDRSGWPDNPGYLDLVAWCWEQDGNRSLIVVNLSDRPAQGQVRVPWDDIAGKTWRMTDFFTGEVFERGGDEMRHPGLYVDLSPRGFHFLTGWTPV; encoded by the coding sequence ATGAAAACCTGGCCGCGTCATCCACTGATCTATGAAATCAATACCTGGGTCTGGCTCGGGGAACTGACCGGCAAATACGGAAAAGCCGTCACGCTGTCCACGGTTCCCACCGAAGAATGGGATGCGATTGCCTCGTATGGATTTGACGCCGTCTGGCTCATGGGCGTCTGGAAACGGAGCCCGGCGGGCATTGCCGTGGCCAACCGCAACAGCGGCCTGCTGGAGGACTTCAGGCGGGCCCTGGCCGATTTCCAACCGGAAGACAACGTGGGTTCGCCTTACTGCATCCGCGACTACGCGGTCGACGGGCACCTGGGAGGACGAAAAGGCCTGGCCGCTGCCCGGAACGAACTGGCCGGACGGGGGCTCAGGCTCATCCTCGATTTCGTCCCCAACCACGTGGCCCCGGACCATCCCTGGGTCAAGGGCCAACCGGCGTATTTCATTTCCGGGACCCCCGGTGACGCGGAATACGATCCGGCTTCATTTCTGAAGGTCGGTAAAAGCATATTCGCCTGCGGCCGGGACCCCTTTTTCCCGGCCTGGCCGGATGTGCTCCAGCTCAACGCCTTTTCCCCCGGGTTGAGGCAGGCGGCGGCGGACACCCTGGCGGATATCGCCGGCCAGTGTGACGGGGTACGCTGCGACATGGCCATGCTCTTCATCAACCGGATATTTGAAGGCACCTGGGGCGTCCGCGCGGGGAAGCGTCCGGAAGCCGAGTTCTGGACCGAGGTGATTACGGCGGTCAGGAAGGACCGCCCGGATTTCCTGTTCATGGCCGAGGCCTACTGGGACCTGGAGTGGGAACTTCAGCAGCAGGGGTTTGACTACTGCTACGACAAGCGGCTCTATGACCGCCTGGAAAAGGACACCGCCGAGAACGTGCGGCTCCATCTGTGCGCGGAGCCTGCCTTCCAGAAAAAGATGGTCCGCTTTCTCGAGAACCATGACGAGCCCCGCGCCTCGGCGGCGTTTTCACCGCCGCAGGTGCGCGCCGCCGCCGTTGTCATGGCAACGATCCCGGGCGCCAAGCTCTTTCATGAAGGCCAGTTCGAAGGAAGAAAAGTCCGGCTGCCCGTTTTTCTCGGCCGGCGCCCGGACGAGACGCCGGACCCGGAACTGCCGACTTTCTACCGGAAGCTGTTACTGGCCGCGTCTCTGCCGGAACTTCGCGGCGGCGACTGGCATCTGTGCGATCGCTCCGGCTGGCCGGACAATCCCGGTTACCTGGACCTGGTGGCCTGGTGCTGGGAACAGGACGGCAACCGTTCCCTGATCGTGGTCAATCTCTCGGACCGGCCGGCCCAGGGACAGGTGCGGGTGCCCTGGGACGACATCGCCGGCAAAACCTGGCGAATGACCGATTTTTTCACCGGCGAAGTTTTTGAGCGCGGCGGAGACGAAATGCGTCACCCGGGACTGTACGTGGATCTTTCTCCCCGGGGGTTTCATTTCCTGACCGGATGGACTCCCGTATAG
- a CDS encoding SulP family inorganic anion transporter — translation MNAADKMKWPTVFSGLKGGTRTNLPREISAGITLAALIIPLNIGYAQVAGLPPVFGLYAGIFPLAVFALFTGSRHVVGSPDATIAAILGAALIGFAPIGDPLRVDYALALSLLCGVLFIAFWFFRLAFLANFLSRAVLAGFISGLAIEVFTNQVRKILGVSHTKGVELGAIGQQIHDAMTASLNTTGYFAELILLIKSIPHANLYSVAVGAGAFLIVRLMKKYAPMAPAALIALMLTTVVASLLGLDQKGVKVLGSIPSGLPSLTVPRVPLSDYVQLFPGAMAVVAITLCKGLLLVRDCSRKNHTKADGNQVLFAYGMSSIASGFTGSLVSGPSSSRTAAMDAAGSRTQISSLAAAVTVALVMMFLTDALASLPIVALAGVVASAVLSMIEIDELREFWHTRRSEFWIASICLFCVLGLGPLRAVIIAFLLSTIDLVRRASRPGTWLLYEAPDGSYFIPEKTDHIPADSEIIIYRFGASLYFANATLFEEEVEQLITRASLPVKWFVLDAQALNDIDTTGEDVLHQIFKWLTDRGVTVAVSHASPSTLALLKKYHLLDLIGENRTYPSNRHAIAAYRRETGQVVAPPAG, via the coding sequence ATGAATGCAGCCGATAAAATGAAATGGCCCACCGTCTTTTCAGGCTTGAAAGGGGGCACCCGGACGAATTTACCCAGGGAGATTTCCGCCGGCATTACCCTGGCGGCGCTGATCATCCCCCTGAACATCGGGTATGCCCAGGTGGCCGGGCTGCCGCCGGTCTTCGGCCTATATGCGGGCATCTTTCCCCTGGCCGTGTTCGCACTTTTCACCGGCTCCCGTCACGTGGTGGGAAGCCCGGATGCGACCATTGCCGCGATTCTGGGAGCGGCGCTGATCGGTTTTGCGCCCATCGGCGACCCGCTGCGGGTGGACTACGCCCTGGCCCTTTCCCTGCTGTGCGGGGTGCTGTTCATAGCGTTCTGGTTTTTCCGGCTGGCGTTTCTGGCGAATTTCCTGTCCCGGGCCGTATTGGCGGGATTCATCAGCGGCCTGGCCATCGAGGTGTTCACCAACCAGGTCCGGAAGATACTGGGAGTGTCGCATACAAAAGGAGTGGAGTTGGGGGCGATCGGTCAGCAGATTCATGATGCCATGACGGCTTCCCTGAACACTACTGGCTATTTTGCGGAACTCATCCTCCTGATCAAGTCCATACCGCATGCGAATCTGTACTCGGTGGCGGTCGGCGCCGGCGCGTTCTTGATCGTGCGGCTGATGAAAAAATACGCCCCCATGGCCCCGGCGGCGCTGATCGCCCTGATGCTGACGACGGTTGTCGCGTCACTGCTCGGCCTGGATCAGAAAGGAGTCAAGGTCCTGGGTTCCATACCATCGGGGCTGCCGTCACTGACCGTGCCGCGAGTGCCGCTTTCCGACTATGTGCAACTGTTCCCCGGCGCCATGGCGGTGGTGGCCATCACCCTGTGCAAGGGATTGCTGCTGGTCCGGGACTGCAGCCGGAAGAACCATACCAAAGCGGACGGCAACCAGGTGCTGTTTGCCTACGGCATGAGCAGCATCGCCAGCGGGTTCACCGGGTCGCTGGTTTCGGGTCCCAGTTCGTCCCGGACCGCCGCCATGGACGCCGCGGGATCCCGGACACAGATCTCCAGCCTCGCTGCCGCGGTTACGGTCGCGCTGGTCATGATGTTCTTGACGGATGCGCTGGCCTCCCTGCCGATTGTCGCCCTGGCCGGAGTCGTCGCCAGCGCGGTATTGAGCATGATCGAAATCGACGAACTGCGGGAATTCTGGCATACGCGCCGGTCCGAGTTCTGGATCGCGTCCATCTGCCTGTTTTGCGTCCTTGGATTGGGGCCGTTACGGGCCGTCATCATTGCCTTTCTCCTGTCCACCATCGACCTGGTCCGGCGGGCGTCCCGTCCCGGGACCTGGCTCCTTTACGAAGCACCGGACGGCAGTTATTTCATTCCCGAGAAAACCGACCATATCCCTGCCGACTCCGAGATAATTATCTACAGGTTTGGCGCGTCCCTCTACTTCGCCAACGCCACCCTGTTCGAGGAAGAAGTGGAACAGCTGATCACCCGGGCATCCCTGCCCGTCAAATGGTTCGTGCTGGACGCCCAGGCGTTGAATGATATCGACACCACCGGCGAGGATGTGCTGCATCAGATTTTCAAATGGCTGACCGATCGCGGGGTGACCGTTGCCGTCAGCCATGCCAGCCCGTCGACCCTTGCTTTGCTTAAAAAATATCATCTGCTGGATTTGATCGGGGAAAACCGGACCTACCCTTCCAACCGCCATGCCATCGCGGCATATCGCCGGGAGACCGGGCAGGTGGTGGCACCCCCTGCCGGATAA
- a CDS encoding glycine zipper family protein produces the protein MNQMQKIFVAAVLLMLFAGYAFAEDFMIFPGKGQSNEQLEKDKYDCYQWAKQQSGFDPMAAPQATTPPPQAEAPQTNAVKGAARGALLGVAVGAIAGDAGKGAAIGAASGGLVGGMRKRDQVAKQEQAQNNWEQQQAQQYAANRDKYNRAYTACLEGKGYTVK, from the coding sequence ATGAACCAAATGCAGAAGATCTTTGTGGCGGCTGTCCTGCTCATGCTGTTTGCCGGATATGCCTTTGCCGAGGATTTTATGATCTTCCCCGGTAAAGGCCAGAGTAATGAGCAACTGGAAAAAGACAAATACGACTGCTACCAGTGGGCCAAACAACAGTCCGGTTTCGATCCCATGGCCGCGCCCCAGGCGACAACACCACCGCCGCAAGCCGAGGCGCCGCAGACCAATGCCGTTAAGGGCGCTGCCCGAGGTGCCCTGCTCGGCGTCGCGGTCGGCGCGATTGCCGGAGACGCCGGCAAGGGCGCGGCCATCGGAGCGGCTTCCGGCGGCCTGGTCGGCGGAATGAGAAAACGGGACCAGGTGGCCAAGCAGGAACAGGCCCAGAACAATTGGGAACAGCAGCAGGCCCAGCAATACGCGGCCAATCGCGACAAGTATAACCGGGCTTATACCGCCTGCCTTGAAGGCAAGGGATATACCGTAAAATAA
- a CDS encoding STAS/SEC14 domain-containing protein yields MGIKSLDFHEGILTWTITGQLNQPDLAAAQKAAADFIRKNGRIRILVVAEDFAGWAKTGDWGDLSFQMDNDRNIIKVAVVVDRKWEDLVNVFIGKGLRQFPVECFQPSEKGKARQWLDET; encoded by the coding sequence ATGGGTATAAAAAGTCTGGATTTCCATGAGGGGATCCTCACCTGGACCATAACGGGTCAGTTGAATCAACCGGATCTGGCGGCGGCCCAGAAAGCCGCCGCCGATTTTATCCGGAAGAACGGCCGCATCCGTATCCTGGTCGTGGCGGAGGATTTCGCCGGCTGGGCAAAAACCGGGGACTGGGGCGACCTTTCCTTCCAGATGGACAACGACAGGAATATCATAAAGGTGGCTGTCGTGGTTGACCGGAAATGGGAGGATCTGGTGAACGTGTTTATCGGTAAGGGACTCCGCCAGTTTCCGGTTGAATGCTTCCAGCCGTCTGAAAAAGGCAAAGCCCGGCAATGGCTGGACGAGACATAA
- a CDS encoding efflux transporter outer membrane subunit, translating to MKKICRLLITGLVLTCLGCAIGPDYKRPDVNTPDKWRVDYAEARDLTNTRWWEQFNDPVLNELITVALQENKDLLIASARVEQYLGLYGRTRSFLFPQIGASGSGYRERVTKDGRSPLPADMNPVDNSFQGLISAGWEFDIWGRNRRATEAARAELTGAEETRNAVMLTLVASVANTYIDLRDLDRELEITRQTAALRGATYDLFKERFASGVVSELELSQVRSEYEKALATIPRIEKSVIQTENALSILLGRNPAPITRGKDIDVLSIPCVPAGIPSDLLTRRPDIRQAEADLVAANARIGVARSQYFPSISLTGYDGTASAEFDELFDSSSHIWSYGLEATVPIFTFGRISGSVKAAEAMQQQTLFRYQQAIQNAFRDMDDALIDQQKSQEELAAQTRQVDALQNYARLARLRFDEGYTSYLEVLDAERSLFNEQLNLTQIQAGTLRSLVNLYKAMGGGWVVEADAMTEPKKDAEQPQNIEQK from the coding sequence ATGAAGAAGATATGCCGTTTACTGATCACCGGGCTGGTACTGACCTGTCTGGGCTGCGCCATCGGTCCGGATTACAAGCGTCCCGACGTGAACACCCCGGACAAATGGCGGGTCGATTACGCCGAAGCCCGGGATCTGACCAACACCCGCTGGTGGGAGCAGTTCAACGATCCGGTGTTGAACGAACTGATTACCGTGGCCCTGCAGGAGAACAAGGACCTGCTCATCGCCTCCGCCCGGGTCGAGCAGTATCTGGGCCTTTACGGCCGGACCCGATCCTTCCTTTTCCCCCAGATCGGCGCCAGCGGCAGCGGCTACCGGGAACGGGTGACCAAGGACGGCCGGTCGCCCCTGCCCGCGGACATGAATCCCGTGGACAACTCCTTTCAGGGCCTGATTTCCGCGGGATGGGAGTTTGACATCTGGGGCCGCAACCGCCGTGCCACCGAAGCGGCCCGGGCGGAACTGACCGGCGCCGAGGAAACGCGCAATGCCGTCATGCTGACGCTGGTCGCCTCCGTGGCCAACACTTACATCGACCTGCGCGACCTGGACCGGGAACTGGAAATCACCCGTCAGACCGCGGCCCTCCGCGGCGCCACTTACGACCTGTTCAAGGAACGTTTTGCCAGCGGCGTCGTCTCGGAACTGGAGTTGAGCCAGGTCCGATCGGAGTATGAAAAAGCCCTGGCCACCATCCCCCGCATAGAAAAGAGCGTTATCCAGACGGAAAACGCCCTGAGCATTCTCCTGGGGCGCAATCCCGCTCCCATCACCCGGGGAAAAGATATCGACGTCCTGTCCATTCCGTGCGTGCCGGCGGGCATCCCTTCGGACCTGCTGACGCGCCGGCCCGACATCCGCCAGGCCGAGGCCGACCTGGTCGCCGCCAATGCCCGCATCGGGGTGGCCCGGTCCCAGTATTTCCCCAGCATCAGCCTGACGGGTTATGACGGGACGGCCAGCGCCGAATTTGACGAACTGTTCGACAGCAGTTCGCATATCTGGAGCTACGGATTGGAGGCGACCGTTCCGATCTTCACCTTCGGCCGCATATCCGGCTCCGTCAAGGCGGCCGAAGCCATGCAGCAGCAGACGCTGTTCCGCTATCAGCAGGCGATTCAGAACGCCTTCCGGGACATGGATGACGCCCTCATCGATCAGCAGAAATCCCAGGAAGAGCTTGCCGCCCAGACCCGCCAGGTGGACGCCCTGCAGAACTACGCCCGACTGGCCCGGCTGCGGTTTGACGAAGGGTACACCAGCTATCTCGAGGTGCTGGACGCGGAACGGAGCCTGTTCAATGAACAGCTGAACCTTACCCAGATCCAGGCCGGCACGCTGCGGTCCCTGGTCAATCTGTACAAGGCCATGGGCGGCGGCTGGGTGGTGGAGGCGGACGCCATGACGGAACCGAAGAAAGATGCTGAACAGCCACAGAACATTGAGCAGAAATAA
- a CDS encoding DUF4105 domain-containing protein — translation MRSVKLSSSRDRSRHWPARLGYALLLSPFLLWGIFALWWGSWPRGACLTLLSVYAAAHCAIILLAPVRRVLPFCLAAFLVPLASFLLMQPSNDRNWQPDVARTPYAEISGDRLVVHDVRNNVYRSETDYTPAYETRTYDLSKLKGVDVMLTDWGLKYIAHTMVSFAFEGDDYLCFSIETRKETGESYSAVRGFFRQYELIYIAGDERDLVRLRTDFRKGENVYLYRMRFASPDDARRVLLGYLERINRLHEHPQWYNALTENCMTSAFRLARRETSEKRKWHWSIILNGFADRHAYENKRIDTSLPFDELKRLSLINERALAAGDGPDFSRKIREGLPGMSQ, via the coding sequence ATGCGAAGCGTAAAACTTTCCTCCAGCCGGGATCGCTCCCGTCATTGGCCGGCCCGGCTGGGATATGCCCTGCTGCTGTCCCCGTTTCTCCTGTGGGGCATTTTTGCCCTGTGGTGGGGGAGCTGGCCCCGCGGAGCATGCCTGACCCTGCTGTCGGTTTATGCCGCCGCACATTGCGCCATTATCCTTCTGGCGCCGGTCCGGCGGGTGCTTCCGTTCTGCCTGGCGGCCTTCCTGGTTCCCCTGGCGTCCTTTCTGCTGATGCAGCCCTCCAATGACCGGAACTGGCAGCCGGACGTGGCCCGGACGCCTTACGCGGAGATCAGCGGTGACCGGCTCGTTGTGCATGATGTCAGAAACAACGTCTATCGCTCCGAGACCGATTATACCCCGGCCTATGAAACCCGGACCTACGACCTGTCGAAACTCAAGGGCGTTGACGTGATGCTGACGGACTGGGGACTGAAATACATCGCCCACACCATGGTCAGTTTCGCTTTCGAGGGGGACGACTACCTCTGCTTTTCCATTGAAACGCGCAAGGAAACGGGGGAAAGCTATTCGGCCGTCAGGGGTTTTTTCCGCCAGTACGAACTGATTTATATCGCCGGCGATGAGCGGGACCTGGTCCGGCTGCGCACGGACTTCCGCAAGGGCGAAAACGTGTACCTGTACCGTATGCGCTTCGCCTCCCCGGATGACGCCCGCCGGGTGCTGCTGGGATACCTGGAACGGATCAACCGGCTTCATGAACACCCGCAATGGTACAACGCCCTGACCGAAAACTGCATGACCAGCGCCTTCCGCCTGGCCCGCCGGGAGACGTCCGAAAAGAGGAAATGGCACTGGTCGATCATTTTAAACGGGTTCGCCGACCGCCACGCCTATGAAAACAAAAGAATCGACACGTCGCTTCCCTTTGACGAACTCAAACGCCTGAGCCTGATCAATGAACGGGCCCTGGCCGCCGGCGACGGGCCCGATTTTTCCCGAAAGATCCGGGAAGGGCTGCCGGGCATGAGTCAGTGA
- a CDS encoding DUF3313 domain-containing protein, whose product MKKKTSAGKWLMAAAMIMLLGGCAVGSYQARDVDTRNAVLVNPKILVKGSGDQALYRYVNPKKDIKKYNQVIIDPVIVQKDGELDKDELQDYQTLANNAYVYLTQELEKDYQIVKDPKPGSLRIQMAIIDADSTKPVRNTMSTLIPVGMALSAIKYGATGKQSGVGEITVEMKITDAASGELVAAALDRRVGGKQLTKLWSDWNNADDALQFWAKRLRFVMCDMRGGKDCVAP is encoded by the coding sequence ATGAAAAAGAAAACTTCAGCAGGGAAATGGCTTATGGCCGCGGCAATGATCATGCTGCTCGGCGGCTGCGCGGTGGGAAGCTATCAGGCAAGAGACGTGGATACCCGAAATGCCGTCCTGGTCAACCCGAAAATTCTCGTCAAAGGGTCGGGCGATCAGGCCCTTTACCGTTATGTCAATCCCAAAAAGGACATAAAAAAATACAACCAGGTCATTATCGACCCGGTCATCGTTCAGAAGGACGGCGAACTGGACAAGGATGAACTGCAGGACTACCAGACCCTCGCCAACAACGCCTACGTCTATCTGACCCAGGAGCTGGAAAAAGATTATCAGATCGTCAAGGACCCGAAACCGGGCAGCCTGCGGATTCAGATGGCCATTATCGACGCCGACAGTACCAAGCCGGTCCGCAACACCATGTCCACCCTCATACCGGTCGGCATGGCCCTGTCCGCCATCAAATACGGCGCCACCGGCAAACAGTCCGGTGTCGGTGAAATTACCGTGGAGATGAAAATCACCGATGCTGCGTCAGGGGAACTCGTCGCCGCCGCCCTTGACCGGCGGGTGGGCGGGAAGCAACTGACCAAGCTCTGGAGCGACTGGAACAACGCCGATGACGCGCTTCAGTTCTGGGCGAAGAGATTGCGCTTTGTCATGTGCGACATGCGCGGCGGTAAGGACTGCGTGGCGCCATAA
- a CDS encoding multidrug efflux RND transporter permease subunit: MAKFFINRPIVAIVIAIITVILGIVALLGLPIAQYPEIVPPEIFINTFYVGADAQTVEQSVATPIEQEMSGVDNMNYMYSLNANNGELKMYVNFDVKTDPNIDQVLAQMRKSQADAKMPAEVRDYGVTVKKSQSAPLMLLALTSPKGTYDATFLANYAYININDQLTRIAGIASVTVFGAGQYAMRFWVRPDQLAKLNITISEIVDAIKKQNTVNPAGQLGGEPAPPGQEYTYAIRAQGRLESPEQFGEIVLRANPDGSMVRLKDVARIELGSQSYSIEGRLNGKPSAILALYQLPGSNAIKAVDGVNKLMEELKQSFPQDLDYVVALDTTKSVREGLKEIVHTLFEALVLVIIVVFVFLQGWRATLIPALAVPVSLIGTFALFPLIGFSINTIALMGMVLAIGLVVDDAIVVVEAVEHNMEHGGLSPKEATVKAMEEVSGPVVAIALVLSSVFLPTIFIPGITGRLYQQFAVTIAISVMLSAFNALTLSPALASLLLKPKKTARGPLGAFYRWFNNMFGNATNGYVRMCAWCIRKTAISMIFLVVFAAGTGLLAGRVPGGFLPEEDQGYLYAGIQLPNAASLQRTNEACKEMEKIIMETPGVEYCTTVAGYSLLSGVTNTYSGFFFVTLKEWGHRTKPEEQYSAIMAGLNQRLRTMPQGIAFAFSPPAIPGIGAAGGVTFLLQDRAGKDITFLAGNVAKFMEEARKRPECASVTTTFLPTIPQLFVNVDRDKVLKQGVDLGQVYRTLQAFMGGYFVNYFNRFGRQWQVYVQAEGEYRTNIEQLGQFYVRNNDGDTVPLSALTSSEPRLGPEFTMRHNLYRSAQINVSAAPGYSSAQAMKALEEVFSQTMPTEMGYDYIGMSYQEKKAQEGVPISVIFALSLLFVFLILSAQYESWSLPFSVLLATPIAIFGAYAGIFMRQMEFNLYAQIGLIMLIGLAAKNAILIVEFAKMEYDKGKPLVEAALEGARLRLRPILMTSFAFILGCVPLAIASGSGAVARKVMGTGVIGGMLAASFIAIFIIPVSFYLVEKLSHRKHEETIQPHKGVE; the protein is encoded by the coding sequence ATGGCCAAATTTTTCATCAACCGACCCATTGTCGCCATCGTGATCGCCATCATTACGGTCATTCTCGGGATCGTCGCGCTCCTGGGTCTGCCCATCGCCCAATATCCGGAAATCGTGCCCCCGGAAATCTTCATCAACACCTTCTACGTCGGCGCGGACGCCCAGACCGTTGAGCAGTCGGTGGCCACGCCCATTGAGCAGGAAATGAGCGGCGTCGACAACATGAATTACATGTATTCGCTCAATGCCAACAACGGCGAGTTGAAGATGTACGTCAACTTTGACGTCAAAACGGACCCCAATATTGATCAGGTCCTGGCCCAGATGCGGAAAAGCCAGGCGGACGCCAAGATGCCGGCGGAGGTCCGCGACTACGGGGTAACGGTCAAAAAATCCCAGTCCGCTCCCCTGATGCTTCTCGCGCTCACTTCCCCCAAGGGAACATATGACGCCACTTTCCTGGCCAATTATGCCTATATCAACATCAATGACCAGTTGACGCGGATTGCCGGGATCGCCAGCGTCACGGTTTTCGGGGCCGGCCAGTACGCCATGCGGTTCTGGGTCAGGCCGGACCAGCTGGCCAAGCTCAACATCACCATTTCCGAAATCGTGGATGCCATCAAGAAGCAGAACACCGTCAACCCCGCCGGGCAACTTGGCGGCGAACCGGCCCCCCCCGGCCAGGAATACACCTACGCCATCCGCGCCCAGGGACGGCTGGAAAGCCCCGAGCAGTTCGGAGAAATCGTGTTGCGGGCCAATCCCGACGGCTCCATGGTGCGGCTCAAGGACGTGGCCCGCATTGAACTGGGTTCCCAGAGTTATTCCATTGAAGGCCGGCTCAACGGCAAGCCCTCGGCTATTCTCGCTTTATATCAGCTGCCCGGTTCCAATGCCATCAAAGCCGTGGACGGAGTCAACAAGCTGATGGAAGAACTCAAGCAGTCCTTTCCCCAGGACCTGGATTACGTGGTGGCCCTGGATACGACCAAGAGCGTGCGGGAAGGTTTGAAGGAAATCGTTCATACCCTGTTTGAAGCGCTGGTCCTGGTCATTATCGTCGTTTTTGTTTTTCTCCAGGGCTGGCGGGCGACCCTGATCCCGGCCCTGGCCGTGCCGGTCTCCCTGATCGGCACCTTTGCTCTGTTTCCCCTGATCGGGTTTTCCATCAACACCATCGCCCTCATGGGCATGGTGCTGGCCATTGGCCTGGTGGTCGACGACGCCATCGTCGTGGTGGAGGCGGTGGAACACAACATGGAACATGGCGGCCTGTCGCCCAAGGAGGCCACCGTCAAGGCCATGGAAGAGGTGTCCGGCCCGGTGGTGGCCATCGCCCTGGTGCTCTCCTCCGTGTTCCTGCCGACCATCTTCATCCCCGGCATCACCGGACGGCTTTATCAGCAGTTCGCGGTAACCATCGCCATTTCCGTGATGCTTTCCGCCTTCAACGCCCTGACGCTGAGCCCGGCCCTGGCCTCGCTGTTGCTGAAACCGAAGAAAACCGCCCGCGGTCCCCTGGGCGCCTTCTACCGCTGGTTCAACAATATGTTCGGCAATGCCACCAACGGCTACGTGCGCATGTGCGCCTGGTGCATCCGCAAGACCGCCATCAGCATGATCTTTCTGGTGGTTTTTGCCGCTGGCACCGGCCTTCTGGCCGGCCGGGTGCCCGGCGGTTTTCTGCCGGAGGAAGACCAGGGGTACCTGTACGCCGGCATCCAGCTTCCCAACGCGGCCTCCCTGCAGAGAACCAACGAAGCCTGCAAGGAGATGGAAAAAATCATCATGGAAACTCCCGGCGTGGAGTACTGTACCACGGTTGCCGGTTACAGCCTGCTCAGCGGCGTCACCAATACCTACAGCGGCTTTTTCTTCGTGACCCTCAAAGAATGGGGTCACCGGACCAAACCGGAAGAGCAGTACAGCGCCATCATGGCCGGCCTGAACCAGCGGCTCCGCACCATGCCCCAGGGCATCGCCTTCGCCTTTTCACCGCCGGCCATCCCCGGTATCGGTGCGGCCGGCGGCGTCACCTTCCTGCTCCAGGACCGGGCCGGAAAGGATATCACCTTCCTGGCGGGGAATGTGGCCAAATTCATGGAAGAGGCTCGGAAACGACCCGAGTGCGCCTCCGTCACCACGACCTTCCTGCCCACCATCCCCCAGTTGTTCGTCAACGTCGACCGGGACAAGGTGCTCAAGCAGGGCGTTGATCTGGGGCAGGTTTACCGGACCCTCCAGGCTTTCATGGGCGGGTATTTCGTCAACTACTTCAACCGCTTCGGCCGGCAATGGCAGGTCTATGTCCAGGCCGAGGGTGAGTACCGCACCAATATTGAACAGCTCGGCCAGTTCTATGTCCGCAACAACGACGGGGACACGGTGCCCCTGTCGGCCCTGACCAGTTCCGAACCGCGACTGGGACCCGAATTCACCATGCGGCACAACCTCTACCGCTCGGCCCAGATCAACGTGTCCGCGGCGCCCGGGTACAGTTCCGCCCAGGCCATGAAGGCCCTGGAAGAGGTCTTTTCGCAGACCATGCCCACTGAAATGGGTTACGATTACATCGGCATGTCGTACCAGGAGAAAAAGGCCCAGGAAGGGGTTCCCATATCGGTGATTTTCGCTCTCTCCCTCCTGTTTGTTTTCCTGATTCTCTCGGCCCAGTATGAATCCTGGTCACTGCCCTTCAGCGTTCTGCTGGCAACGCCCATAGCGATATTCGGGGCCTATGCCGGTATTTTCATGCGGCAAATGGAGTTTAATCTCTACGCCCAGATCGGCCTGATCATGCTCATCGGTCTGGCGGCCAAAAACGCCATCCTGATCGTGGAGTTCGCGAAAATGGAGTACGACAAGGGCAAACCGCTGGTCGAGGCGGCCCTGGAAGGGGCGCGGCTGAGACTCCGGCCGATCCTGATGACCTCCTTCGCCTTTATTCTGGGTTGCGTGCCCCTGGCCATTGCCAGCGGTTCCGGCGCGGTTGCCCGCAAGGTCATGGGCACCGGCGTCATCGGCGGCATGCTGGCCGCGTCATTTATCGCGATTTTTATCATCCCGGTAAGCTTCTATCTGGTGGAAAAACTGTCTCATCGCAAACATGAAGAAACCATCCAGCCGCATAAGGGAGTGGAATAA